DNA sequence from the Dreissena polymorpha isolate Duluth1 chromosome 3, UMN_Dpol_1.0, whole genome shotgun sequence genome:
gtatttattttcaaaacaaattgataataataataattctcaAAGAGTTAGTTTTTACCTCCAGCTTTTCAAGAACCCATCGCTATTCATACTAAAGGAACCGTTGCTCAATCTATATTGCATTTCTTGAAACGCAGCAAGGCCATCCATGGTAACTAATTTCTCATTTCTATCTGATATATGCATTTCGAGTGCATTAGTGTGAAAGTCCATGTTCACCGTTATTTGAATGCCGTTTAGAAGTCGAACGCTATATATTGCTTGCTTTTCGTACCACCACTGAAAAAATACACAGTCCATGATTTATTACCTTAATTAAATATCTCTTGTGCTAACATCGAAgtgtttataataatttataagtTTATATGTATAGATGTACGTTACCATATATGCTGTGTGGTATTGTTTCATAGCGTCCCCATCTGGATCCAACATCAAAAATCCTTCTACCTTGATTGAGTCACATATGTCGATCGTGTAAATGTTGTTTCCATTTCGAGACGTTACAGCGCAAAGACACATACGTGTTTGTGTCTTTGTACATGGTCCCATTTTAATCTGGATCTTAACACACCGATTACAGACATATATAGGCATGAAAAGTGTTGTTATAAATTATAAGTACatacaaattataatatttgCATGGAAACACGCATAACtgcatttcaaacaataattaatAGAGTACTTTTTATTCAAAACATTTACTTAACTATTAAGACCGTTCATGTCATGATCTGCTGTACGTCAAAGACAGAACTAAGCGTAAATCAATAACGATAAACCCCTATTTACTATTCGTTGTTTCTATTCACATATTAAAATGTGGTAAATATAGACGCAATTTAGTTTGTATTAACTTTTTGCTAAACGAATGACCAAATAGACCATTTATACCGTTCGGCGCTCTGTTCTGTCTTGTCTCAAAAAAGAACTTTTTTCTATGTACTATTGTACTATAAAAGTGGGTGCAGAGATGCGCACTTACCTCAACTGGAAATAAGTTGCTTCTTAGAAGAAGGAGTTCCCCTGCTTCATTTACCTCCAGAGAATGTGTTTTGTTAaggcttaaaataaaatacttcaataattattatatgtagAACGCTGTATACAACAAAAGACTTACATAAAGAGTAAATGTATAATGAACCTGCTTTATCAAACGCTTCATAATGACCGCGTGTGTCACTTGGTTTGCAGGAAAATCGTCCTTTAATTTAATAAGTAAATAttagtattttgtaagaattcTTTAATAATTGCCACACTAACACGTGATGTGAAATGTTAGTTATCTTCGGAATTGTATAGAAATCAACTTTGATATTACCCGTCGGAAACTTCTTCAGTTTTGCTAATGACAGTTATTCTGTCGATTGTGTCCCATCCGATATGAACTGATGAATTGATCTCGTTTCCAGTATCGAAATAGAGCTACAAATGTAACGAAAGTGAAACTTGAGCCGAAGCAGCAGGTGAGAAACCTTATTATAGCATGTAGTCCATTATAAATGGGCTTATAAATGAGCACCAATTGCTCAACAGAAACAAAAGTAAACCACGACGCACGAATACACACCTAACATAAAATTAATCCAACTGAGGTCACTTACTTGGtacagtcaatgcaaagcatgAGGGTTGAAATCCGTTTTAAGAATCTCCATACCTCACATTTTGGCAAGagttttatataaacattatagtgTTTATAAAGTTAAACTCATAACATCATAATTTAAACTTATTGTagtaaaatagaaaatatttaattttcataCAATTTAACCACTAAATTATTCTATGCAAACCAAAGCAAACGAATTTTCTGAGGCACGATACAattgaaacacaaacaaaatctcgtattaaaattaaaaatttaagatacaaagggcgacactagacacacgaagcgatacacgatatttttcgcgacagtcgcggcgacgcacgatattttatttttcaaatatcgcccatattatccgaatctcgtgtatcgcggtctaatttcaagtaagacatcaatatgaaaccagatttcttttcagtacatgtgtaatcatcatttatgggttatccagattattgacaagcaacattaatgtccagtctattcgtgtgtctagtgtca
Encoded proteins:
- the LOC127875335 gene encoding uncharacterized protein LOC127875335; its protein translation is MQSHSRAPIGCITTVNETWPYCDIQWKILNEGPCASQPDGQSVCGFTSQGLTAWGMKHNYYNHWSYSTISMTVRLNETPSSEDVYQVKLAPVGSGHAFWNGYRQSDMKLYFDTGNEINSSVHIGWDTIDRITVISKTEEVSDGLNKTHSLEVNEAGELLLLRSNLFPVEIQIKMGPCTKTQTRMCLCAVTSRNGNNIYTIDICDSIKVEGFLMLDPDGDAMKQYHTAYMWWYEKQAIYSVRLLNGIQITVNMDFHTNALEMHISDRNEKLVTMDGLAAFQEMQYRLSNGSFSMNSDGFLKSWR